From Flavipsychrobacter sp., a single genomic window includes:
- a CDS encoding aldehyde dehydrogenase: MELKTPQNITNYIGGEFVAPEGGAYIDNVNPATGEVYCNIPDSTEADVANAVKAAKAAFGEWSTTPAEKRFKVLNRIAELIEENLDALALAESNDNGKPLWLSKKVDIPRASSNFRFFATGLMHFSTDSHSMEGRAINYTLRQPVGIVGCISPWNLPLYLFSWKIAPALAAGNCVIAKPSEVTPMTSYMLSLICKEAGLPDGVLNIVHGNGPNCGSAIVAHPEIKAISFTGSTRAGKHIASVAAPMFKKLSLELGGKNPNIIFADCDWDKAMRTTLQSSFANMGQICLCGSRILIEESIYEKFKTEFVERAKKLTVGDPLDETSKQGAIVSKMHYDKVLSCIELAKEEGGKILLGGNAIKPEGRCENGYFIEPTIIEGLGASCRTNMEEIFGPVVTLQPFKDEEEALRLANTSDYGLAATIWTQDVTRANRVAANVDSGIVWVNCWLLRDLRTPFGGMKNSGVGREGGWEAMRFFTEPKNVCIEL, encoded by the coding sequence ATGGAACTAAAAACTCCCCAAAATATAACTAACTACATAGGTGGCGAATTTGTAGCTCCTGAAGGTGGCGCTTATATAGATAATGTGAACCCAGCAACAGGAGAGGTGTATTGTAACATACCTGATAGTACGGAGGCAGATGTGGCAAATGCAGTAAAGGCGGCAAAAGCTGCTTTTGGCGAATGGAGTACAACACCTGCTGAGAAAAGGTTTAAAGTACTTAATAGAATAGCAGAATTAATTGAAGAGAACCTCGATGCGCTCGCATTGGCAGAGAGTAATGATAATGGTAAGCCATTATGGTTGAGCAAAAAGGTGGACATACCTCGTGCCTCTAGCAATTTTAGGTTCTTTGCTACGGGATTGATGCATTTCAGTACCGATAGCCATAGCATGGAAGGTAGAGCTATTAACTACACATTACGTCAGCCTGTAGGTATTGTGGGTTGTATCTCTCCTTGGAACTTACCATTGTATTTATTCAGCTGGAAGATAGCACCTGCACTAGCAGCTGGAAACTGTGTTATAGCAAAGCCTAGTGAGGTAACGCCAATGACCAGCTATATGCTAAGCCTTATTTGTAAAGAAGCAGGCTTGCCAGATGGGGTATTGAATATAGTACACGGCAATGGGCCAAATTGTGGTAGTGCCATAGTAGCCCACCCAGAAATAAAAGCCATATCCTTTACAGGTAGTACGCGAGCAGGTAAGCACATTGCAAGTGTGGCGGCACCTATGTTTAAAAAGCTGTCATTAGAGTTGGGGGGTAAAAACCCTAATATCATATTTGCTGATTGCGATTGGGATAAAGCCATGCGCACTACATTGCAATCTTCTTTTGCCAACATGGGTCAGATATGTCTTTGTGGTAGCAGGATACTAATAGAAGAGAGCATCTACGAAAAGTTTAAAACAGAGTTCGTTGAAAGAGCTAAAAAGCTTACAGTGGGCGATCCTCTTGATGAGACAAGCAAGCAGGGTGCTATAGTGAGCAAGATGCATTACGATAAAGTGCTAAGCTGTATAGAACTGGCTAAAGAAGAAGGAGGTAAAATATTACTGGGTGGTAATGCCATTAAGCCTGAAGGTAGATGTGAGAACGGTTATTTTATAGAGCCAACCATCATAGAAGGGCTTGGTGCCAGCTGCCGTACCAATATGGAAGAGATATTTGGCCCTGTAGTTACCTTACAGCCATTTAAAGATGAGGAAGAAGCCTTAAGATTGGCGAATACCAGCGATTATGGTTTGGCGGCTACAATATGGACGCAAGATGTAACCAGAGCCAACCGTGTAGCTGCTAACGTAGATAGTGGTATCGTTTGGGTAAACTGTTGGCTACTCCGCGATTTGAGAACGCCATTTGGTGGTATGAAAAACTCAGGCGTGGGAAGAGAAGGTGGCTGGGAAGCTATGCGCTTCTTCACCGAGCCTAAGAATGTTTGTATAGAACTGTAA
- a CDS encoding Rid family hydrolase — protein MSEKLSTNKAPKPVGLYPHARKVGNLLFLSGIGPREAGENDTVVPGLTLDKNGNFIDFDFEAQCRNVFDNVKIVLEECGSSWDKLVDVTVFLVNMKRDFHTYNKIYAEYFKDNQPCRTTVEISSLPTPIAIELKCIATVD, from the coding sequence ATGTCTGAAAAATTATCTACTAATAAAGCGCCAAAACCTGTAGGCTTATATCCGCACGCGCGTAAGGTGGGCAACTTACTTTTCCTTTCAGGAATAGGACCACGAGAAGCAGGTGAAAATGATACTGTAGTACCAGGTTTGACATTGGACAAAAACGGCAACTTCATTGACTTCGATTTTGAAGCGCAATGCCGCAACGTGTTCGACAATGTGAAAATAGTACTGGAAGAATGTGGTAGCAGTTGGGATAAGCTGGTAGATGTAACGGTGTTCTTAGTAAATATGAAGCGCGACTTTCATACCTACAATAAGATATATGCGGAATATTTTAAGGATAACCAGCCTTGCCGTACTACAGTAGAGATCAGCTCATTGCCTACGCCAATAGCTATAGAGCTGAAATGTATTGCAACGGTAGACTAA
- a CDS encoding dehydrogenase E1 component subunit alpha/beta: protein MQFDRGGLDSSLLIELYKELLTPRMIEERMLILLRQGKVSKWFSGIGQEAISVGTTMALDEDEYIMPMHRNLGVFTSRKLPLDKLVMQWQGKKGGYSKGRERSFHFGDAEHFICGMISHLGPQLAIADGVALAHKLKGEQKVAVAFTGEGGTSEGDFHEALNVAAVWGLPVIFIIENNGYGLSTPTEEQYACEKLSDRALGYGMKGITIDGNNILEVYNTIKEAKSYCIEQQKPILIECNTFRMRGHEEASGVKYVPQHLFDEWEQKDPLLNYEQWLLSEGIITKEETNTIKTDIQNYVKDAVAKGFAAEDVVPDTEEEYSDLFAKDHTGVIAPKSTNKTEKKFHEAISDALKQTMDKYLNMVIMGQDIAEYGGAFKITKGFVEQFGTSRIRNTPICESAIIGAALGLSLKRYKSVMEMQFADFATVGFNQIINNLAKIHYRWGQNADVVVRMPTGGGVGAGPFHSQSNEAWFTHTPGLKVVYPSTPEDAKGLLIAAIEDPNPVMYFEHKALYRSISGEVPDDYYTVEIGKARQVTTGTDISIITYGMGVHWATAYAEQHTDVSFDILDLRTLSPLDYDAIKASVARTGKVLLLHEDTLIGGLGGEISAWIAQHCFQLLDAPIVRCASLDTPVPFAIELEQNFLAKSKLNSAIEELLNY from the coding sequence ATGCAATTTGACAGGGGTGGGCTGGATAGTAGCCTGCTAATAGAATTATATAAGGAGTTATTAACGCCTAGGATGATAGAAGAGCGAATGCTGATTCTATTAAGACAAGGCAAGGTCAGCAAATGGTTCAGCGGAATAGGTCAGGAAGCCATATCGGTAGGTACTACCATGGCTTTGGATGAGGATGAGTATATCATGCCCATGCACAGAAACCTGGGTGTATTTACTAGCCGTAAGCTACCTCTGGACAAGCTGGTCATGCAATGGCAGGGCAAAAAAGGAGGCTATAGTAAAGGCAGAGAGCGCTCTTTCCACTTTGGCGATGCAGAGCATTTTATATGTGGTATGATCTCCCACCTCGGACCTCAACTAGCCATAGCCGACGGTGTAGCACTAGCCCACAAACTAAAAGGAGAGCAAAAAGTAGCCGTAGCCTTTACCGGTGAAGGAGGTACCAGCGAGGGCGATTTTCATGAAGCACTGAACGTAGCAGCTGTATGGGGGTTACCGGTTATCTTCATTATAGAAAACAATGGCTATGGGCTGAGCACACCTACAGAAGAGCAATACGCTTGCGAAAAACTGTCGGACAGAGCACTTGGCTATGGTATGAAGGGAATTACCATTGACGGTAATAACATTTTAGAGGTTTACAATACCATCAAAGAGGCCAAAAGCTATTGTATAGAGCAACAAAAGCCAATACTAATAGAGTGTAATACCTTTAGAATGCGTGGGCACGAAGAGGCCAGCGGGGTAAAATATGTACCACAACACTTATTTGATGAGTGGGAGCAGAAAGACCCTCTTCTTAATTATGAACAATGGCTGCTTTCAGAAGGTATTATCACTAAAGAAGAAACCAATACCATAAAAACCGATATACAGAACTACGTAAAAGATGCTGTAGCCAAAGGGTTTGCCGCTGAAGATGTAGTACCTGATACGGAGGAAGAGTATAGCGACTTGTTTGCAAAAGACCATACGGGAGTTATTGCTCCAAAGTCTACAAACAAGACGGAGAAAAAATTTCACGAAGCTATTAGTGACGCCTTGAAACAAACAATGGACAAGTACCTTAATATGGTTATTATGGGACAGGACATTGCAGAATATGGAGGTGCTTTTAAAATAACAAAAGGCTTTGTAGAACAGTTTGGAACCAGTAGAATAAGAAATACGCCAATTTGTGAAAGTGCCATTATTGGTGCTGCGCTTGGCTTGTCGCTAAAACGATATAAGTCGGTAATGGAAATGCAGTTTGCAGATTTTGCAACTGTAGGTTTCAACCAAATAATCAACAACCTTGCTAAGATACACTACCGCTGGGGGCAAAACGCTGATGTGGTAGTGCGTATGCCAACAGGTGGCGGTGTAGGTGCAGGACCGTTCCACTCGCAAAGCAATGAGGCTTGGTTCACACACACACCTGGGCTGAAAGTAGTTTACCCATCTACCCCTGAAGACGCTAAAGGCTTACTTATAGCAGCTATAGAAGATCCAAACCCTGTTATGTACTTTGAGCATAAGGCCTTATACCGTAGTATATCAGGCGAAGTGCCTGATGATTATTACACGGTAGAGATAGGTAAAGCCCGTCAAGTGACCACAGGTACAGACATCAGCATCATTACTTATGGTATGGGTGTGCACTGGGCTACAGCATATGCAGAGCAACATACTGATGTTTCTTTCGACATTTTGGATCTACGTACGCTTTCGCCACTTGATTATGATGCCATAAAAGCATCGGTAGCTCGTACTGGTAAAGTATTATTGCTGCATGAAGATACATTGATAGGTGGTCTTGGTGGAGAAATTAGTGCATGGATAGCACAGCATTGTTTCCAATTATTGGATGCACCAATTGTTAGATGCGCCAGCTTAGACACACCAGTACCTTTTGCTATTGAGCTGGAACAAAACTTTTTGGCAAAATCTAAACTGAATAGTGCTATCGAAGAGCTATTAAATTATTGA
- a CDS encoding CTP synthase — protein sequence MTKYIFVTGGVTSSLGKGIIAASLAKLLQARGFTTTIQKFDPYINVDPGTLNPYEHGECYVTEDGAETDLDLGHYERFLNTFTSQANNVTTGRVYQHVINKEREGAYLGKTVQVIPHITDEIKRRIMLLGEGNKYDFVITELGGTVGDIESLPYIEAVRQLKWDLGEHNCIVVHLTLIPYLRAAKELKTKPTQHSVKLMSENGLNPDILVCRTEEPLYKDIKRKIAQFCNVTQDAVIEAKDADTIYSVPLEMMKERLDEICLEKLNVDFGKEPDLDKWKEFLNKLRYPKTSITVGLIGKYVELQDAYKSILEAFIHAGAINECKVEVRNIHSEYLTKENAEEKLRNLDAILVAPGFGSRGIEGKIDAIRYAREQKIPFFGICLGMQMACVEFARNVLNMPNAHTTEVNEDTKDAVISIMEEQKDITQMGGTMRLGAYACELKKDSKLAEIYGTTSISERHRHRYEFNNQYLEAFEKAGMIPVGRNPKTQLVEVMELKDHPFYVAVQYHPEYKSTVENPHPLFVAFIKAAKEAQGKRNGGMKKAFDKQQVD from the coding sequence ATGACTAAGTACATTTTTGTAACAGGAGGTGTTACCTCTTCATTAGGTAAAGGTATTATAGCTGCATCGTTGGCTAAACTGTTACAAGCCCGAGGCTTCACAACAACCATTCAAAAGTTTGATCCCTACATAAACGTAGACCCGGGTACGCTGAACCCATACGAGCATGGGGAGTGTTATGTAACGGAAGATGGTGCGGAAACGGACTTGGACTTAGGACACTATGAGCGTTTTTTAAATACGTTCACCTCTCAGGCTAATAACGTAACTACAGGTCGTGTATACCAACATGTGATCAATAAAGAGCGCGAAGGTGCTTACCTAGGTAAAACGGTACAGGTTATCCCGCATATTACTGACGAAATTAAGCGTCGTATCATGCTTTTGGGAGAAGGCAACAAGTACGATTTTGTTATTACTGAGCTTGGTGGTACGGTAGGTGACATTGAATCGCTACCGTATATAGAGGCGGTTCGTCAGTTGAAATGGGACTTGGGAGAGCACAATTGTATTGTGGTGCACCTAACACTTATTCCTTATTTGAGAGCGGCAAAAGAATTAAAAACTAAACCTACACAACACTCAGTAAAGCTGATGAGTGAGAATGGTTTAAACCCTGATATATTGGTTTGCCGTACAGAGGAGCCATTATATAAGGATATAAAAAGAAAGATTGCACAATTCTGTAACGTAACACAGGATGCGGTAATAGAAGCTAAAGATGCAGATACGATCTATAGCGTTCCGTTGGAAATGATGAAGGAACGCTTGGACGAAATTTGTTTGGAGAAGCTTAATGTAGATTTTGGTAAAGAGCCCGATCTGGATAAATGGAAAGAGTTTTTAAACAAACTACGCTATCCTAAAACAAGCATCACTGTTGGTCTTATAGGTAAGTATGTAGAATTACAAGATGCTTATAAGTCAATTCTTGAAGCGTTTATACACGCAGGTGCTATTAACGAGTGTAAAGTAGAGGTTAGAAATATACATTCAGAATATCTTACAAAAGAAAATGCAGAAGAGAAGCTACGCAACTTGGATGCCATATTGGTAGCACCGGGTTTTGGTAGTAGAGGTATTGAAGGAAAGATTGATGCTATTCGCTATGCGCGTGAGCAAAAAATACCATTCTTTGGTATTTGCCTAGGTATGCAAATGGCTTGTGTAGAGTTTGCCCGCAATGTGCTGAACATGCCAAACGCACACACTACTGAAGTAAACGAGGATACTAAGGATGCGGTTATATCTATTATGGAAGAGCAGAAAGATATAACGCAGATGGGCGGAACAATGAGATTAGGAGCTTATGCTTGTGAGTTGAAAAAAGATTCCAAACTAGCTGAAATATACGGTACAACTTCTATCTCGGAGCGCCATCGTCACCGCTACGAGTTTAATAACCAATATTTAGAAGCGTTTGAAAAAGCAGGTATGATACCTGTGGGTAGAAACCCTAAAACACAACTGGTAGAAGTGATGGAGTTGAAAGACCACCCTTTCTACGTGGCTGTACAATATCACCCGGAGTATAAGAGCACGGTAGAAAACCCGCATCCATTGTTTGTTGCCTTTATAAAAGCAGCAAAAGAGGCTCAGGGCAAGAGAAACGGCGGGATGAAGAAGGCTTTTGATAAGCAGCAGGTAGACTAG
- the murI gene encoding glutamate racemase, whose product MAAPIGIFDSGYGGLTVFKAIKEKMPEYDYIYLGDNARAPYGDRSFEAVYHFTLEAVKWLFDQGCQLIILACNTASAKALKTIQMHDLPLLGSEKRVLGVIRPTAEIIGQYSDSKTVGILGTKGTILSNTYPIEINKFYPELNVYQQACPLWVPIIEHKMADKKEADAIVQMDIESLLAQSKNIDTILLGCTHYPLLEETIKKHLPEGISTISQADIVADSLQDYLSRHKDIEQNIGKNGHIAFYTTDNTEDFNTNAQTFFGSSIQSTHVDIQH is encoded by the coding sequence ATGGCTGCTCCAATAGGCATATTCGACTCAGGTTACGGTGGTTTGACCGTTTTTAAGGCTATAAAAGAAAAAATGCCTGAGTATGATTATATATACCTTGGCGATAATGCGCGCGCTCCTTATGGCGACCGTTCTTTTGAAGCGGTATACCATTTTACACTAGAGGCTGTAAAATGGCTATTCGACCAAGGCTGCCAACTGATTATTCTAGCCTGCAATACCGCTTCAGCAAAGGCACTGAAGACCATTCAGATGCACGACCTACCCTTGCTGGGATCAGAAAAACGTGTTTTAGGTGTTATAAGACCCACAGCTGAAATAATAGGGCAGTATTCTGACTCTAAAACCGTAGGTATACTAGGCACTAAGGGCACTATACTGTCTAACACATACCCCATAGAGATCAACAAGTTCTACCCTGAACTTAATGTATATCAACAAGCTTGTCCGCTTTGGGTGCCCATCATAGAGCACAAAATGGCAGATAAAAAGGAAGCGGATGCCATAGTACAGATGGATATCGAAAGCTTACTAGCTCAATCAAAAAATATAGATACCATACTTTTAGGCTGTACCCATTATCCTCTGCTGGAAGAGACCATTAAAAAGCACTTACCAGAAGGGATAAGCACCATATCACAAGCTGATATTGTAGCCGATAGCTTACAAGACTACCTGAGCAGGCATAAGGATATAGAACAAAATATTGGCAAAAATGGCCATATAGCATTCTATACTACAGATAATACTGAGGATTTTAATACCAACGCTCAAACCTTTTTTGGGAGTAGTATTCAGTCAACTCATGTTGATATACAACACTAG
- a CDS encoding 2-oxoacid:ferredoxin oxidoreductase subunit beta — protein MSDVATPQKPALTAKDFATDQEVRWCPGCGDYSILKQVQTILPQTGIPKEDIVIVSGIGCSSRFPYYMNTYGMHSIHGRAAAIASGLKATRPELSVWIVTGDGDGLSIGGNHTIHLLRRNFDVNVLLFNNQIYGLTKGQYSPTSEENKITKSTPFGSIDHPFNPLALAMGADATFIARSMDRDPKHLQELLLRSHAHHGASFLEIYQNCNIFNDGAFFTFTDKETRAEEVLYLQQGQPLIYGAEKNKGIRLNGHKPEIVNLEDGTVSVDDLWVHDEQDFFKAQILTRFFDNPSVEGHFPRPVGVFYAVERPTYEDAMQLQVEHAVATKGDGDLDSLLKGKENWVIE, from the coding sequence ATGAGTGACGTTGCAACACCACAAAAGCCAGCACTTACAGCAAAAGATTTTGCTACAGATCAAGAAGTGCGTTGGTGTCCTGGTTGTGGAGATTATTCGATATTAAAGCAAGTACAAACCATACTGCCACAAACGGGTATTCCTAAAGAGGATATCGTTATTGTTTCGGGTATTGGTTGTAGCTCTCGTTTCCCTTACTATATGAATACTTATGGCATGCACTCTATACATGGGCGTGCTGCAGCTATTGCATCGGGGTTGAAAGCTACAAGGCCAGAATTGAGTGTATGGATAGTAACAGGCGACGGTGATGGATTGAGTATTGGTGGTAACCATACGATACACTTATTACGTAGAAATTTTGATGTGAATGTATTGTTGTTCAATAACCAGATATATGGTTTGACCAAAGGGCAATATTCTCCTACATCTGAAGAAAATAAAATAACTAAGTCAACACCTTTTGGTAGTATCGATCATCCCTTCAATCCACTAGCATTGGCTATGGGTGCTGATGCTACTTTTATTGCCAGAAGTATGGATCGTGACCCTAAGCACTTACAAGAGTTGCTATTAAGGTCGCATGCACACCATGGTGCTTCTTTCTTGGAGATCTACCAAAACTGTAACATCTTCAACGATGGAGCCTTCTTTACATTCACAGATAAAGAAACTCGTGCTGAAGAGGTGCTTTATTTGCAACAAGGGCAACCATTGATATATGGTGCAGAAAAAAATAAAGGTATCCGTCTGAATGGGCACAAGCCCGAGATCGTGAATCTTGAAGATGGAACCGTAAGTGTGGATGATCTGTGGGTGCATGATGAGCAAGATTTCTTTAAAGCGCAGATATTAACCCGCTTCTTCGATAATCCTTCTGTAGAAGGTCACTTCCCTCGTCCGGTAGGTGTGTTTTATGCAGTAGAACGCCCAACTTATGAGGATGCTATGCAGTTACAAGTAGAGCATGCAGTAGCCACCAAAGGCGATGGTGATCTGGATAGCTTACTAAAAGGTAAGGAGAACTGGGTGATCGAGTAA
- a CDS encoding lipopolysaccharide biosynthesis protein, with product MGSLKKLASQTVWYGVSNIAARLLTYVLTPYFTYTLVGVAGQVEYGLYTYIYSILPFLNIVYSYGMETTFFRFSNTEDKQELYSTQVTSVLLTTLLFTASIIMLQTPIAGFLDLGNHVEYVVWIAAILGLDALSALPYARLRQENRPRKYAFTKVAGIILFVGTVMFLFSMGEGIAQRNPEGWFAEFYNKYWGLGFILFANVLQALFTLLLLSSELLKFKPIINKGVYKRVLKYGLPILITGLAGTANEQLSIPIFKKIYPATKEETTIQLGYFGATLKLAIMIKLAIQAFRLAGEPFFFSIAQEKDAKYTYARVMKWFVVVMAFMFLNVALFIDLWQYFISPEYRVALDLVPVLLLSFVFLGIYNNLNIWFKLTDKTMYGTYIAIIGTAVTIAFNFALIPYWGYAACAWGMLLCYGVMMMLSYLWGQKHYPIPYSLTTIGKYIGMMLLLFFIQALLRNYVLTDSMVLRIVSGLILFVLYVLFIVRSEKEELTRIPIIGKYIK from the coding sequence TTGGGATCACTAAAAAAACTAGCAAGCCAAACAGTTTGGTACGGTGTCAGCAATATTGCTGCACGTTTGCTTACTTATGTGCTTACTCCTTATTTCACCTATACGCTTGTAGGTGTTGCAGGTCAGGTAGAATATGGGTTGTACACCTACATATATTCCATACTCCCCTTTCTGAATATTGTTTACTCCTACGGAATGGAAACAACGTTTTTCCGTTTTAGTAATACCGAAGATAAGCAAGAGCTCTATAGTACTCAGGTTACGTCAGTGCTGCTAACCACACTGCTATTTACAGCATCTATTATCATGCTGCAAACACCTATTGCAGGTTTTCTAGATTTGGGCAATCATGTAGAATATGTAGTATGGATAGCCGCCATCTTAGGGCTAGATGCATTATCTGCATTACCATATGCCAGGTTGAGGCAAGAGAATAGGCCTCGCAAATACGCTTTTACCAAAGTAGCAGGCATCATACTGTTTGTAGGTACAGTGATGTTTCTTTTTAGTATGGGGGAAGGTATTGCGCAACGCAATCCTGAAGGTTGGTTTGCAGAGTTCTACAATAAATATTGGGGCTTAGGGTTTATACTCTTTGCTAATGTGCTACAGGCATTGTTTACCCTACTTCTTTTGTCTAGTGAGCTGTTGAAGTTCAAGCCTATCATCAACAAAGGGGTCTACAAGCGTGTACTAAAATATGGTTTGCCCATATTAATAACAGGGCTTGCAGGTACGGCTAATGAGCAGTTGAGTATTCCAATTTTCAAAAAAATATACCCTGCTACCAAAGAAGAAACAACAATCCAATTAGGCTATTTTGGGGCTACGCTAAAGCTAGCCATAATGATTAAGCTTGCTATACAGGCCTTCCGTTTGGCAGGAGAGCCGTTTTTCTTTTCTATTGCTCAAGAAAAAGATGCTAAATATACCTATGCAAGAGTGATGAAGTGGTTTGTGGTAGTGATGGCATTTATGTTTTTGAATGTGGCATTGTTTATAGATCTATGGCAATACTTTATTTCGCCTGAATATAGAGTAGCGCTAGACCTAGTTCCTGTGTTGCTACTATCATTTGTCTTTTTAGGTATATATAACAATTTAAATATCTGGTTCAAACTAACGGATAAGACCATGTATGGCACATACATTGCAATAATAGGTACAGCTGTTACTATAGCGTTCAACTTTGCATTGATACCTTATTGGGGCTATGCAGCTTGTGCTTGGGGCATGCTACTCTGTTATGGGGTTATGATGATGTTATCTTACTTATGGGGTCAAAAACATTATCCTATTCCATATAGTCTTACTACTATTGGCAAGTATATTGGTATGATGTTGCTTCTATTCTTTATACAAGCACTGTTGCGCAATTATGTATTAACAGATAGTATGGTACTACGTATAGTATCAGGTTTGATCTTGTTTGTGCTGTATGTATTGTTTATCGTAAGGTCAGAAAAAGAAGAGCTGACCCGCATTCCAATAATAGGGAAATACATAAAATAG
- a CDS encoding AraC family transcriptional regulator encodes MPKVKDIKVITKQSAPIERILGQEAQIVDRNFIFKSHIVYSEKIEVDFPSNAWPDEHAKLHLFPIEDDQFCLQLLYLKHDIRPETATIFWIEFQPPFFEQYPLDILLAEQPFSFNKVTEQQFSICKQTEVLLEQLQEVQNKTNFTTALQHNELLIHLLRRALECINLPFTACPVPACRFLAFESEREKVIAAKETIEANLDSPLTIKELSRTVAMNECYLKKGFKALVGKTIHEYTQSLRIAKAKEMLQTGTTVSDVANELGFSSISHFSTAFKKATGTKPCELLK; translated from the coding sequence GTGCCTAAGGTAAAAGACATAAAGGTTATTACTAAGCAAAGCGCTCCGATAGAACGTATCTTGGGGCAGGAAGCTCAGATAGTAGACCGTAACTTCATTTTCAAAAGTCATATTGTCTATTCTGAGAAGATAGAAGTGGATTTTCCTAGTAATGCATGGCCCGATGAGCATGCTAAACTGCACTTATTCCCAATAGAAGACGATCAGTTCTGTTTACAATTGCTTTATCTAAAGCATGATATTCGCCCTGAAACGGCCACTATCTTCTGGATAGAGTTTCAGCCACCTTTTTTTGAACAGTATCCACTGGATATATTACTTGCCGAGCAGCCTTTCAGCTTCAACAAGGTTACTGAACAACAGTTCTCTATCTGTAAGCAAACAGAAGTACTGCTGGAACAACTACAAGAAGTACAAAATAAAACCAACTTCACTACCGCTTTACAGCATAATGAGTTGTTGATACACTTGCTGAGAAGAGCGCTAGAGTGTATCAACCTACCATTCACCGCCTGCCCTGTACCTGCGTGTAGATTCTTAGCTTTTGAAAGTGAGCGTGAAAAAGTGATTGCCGCCAAGGAAACTATTGAAGCCAATTTGGATAGCCCACTAACCATTAAAGAGCTCTCACGTACGGTAGCTATGAACGAGTGCTACTTGAAAAAAGGATTTAAAGCATTGGTGGGCAAAACCATTCATGAATACACACAAAGCCTGCGCATTGCCAAGGCAAAAGAAATGTTGCAAACCGGCACTACAGTATCTGATGTAGCCAACGAGCTTGGCTTTAGCAGTATATCGCATTTTAGCACTGCTTTCAAAAAAGCTACAGGCACCAAGCCTTGTGAGTTATTGAAGTAA